From Phycodurus eques isolate BA_2022a chromosome 1, UOR_Pequ_1.1, whole genome shotgun sequence, one genomic window encodes:
- the zhx3b gene encoding zinc fingers and homeoboxes protein 3: MASKRKSTIPCMIPSKIRHHFEDMDMPVLQRQTITSGGGAHSPPNLADSPLLEAADPPVDDAGTYICKPCNFETYDLNLFLDHVYAGHPEFRSDPSFVCLNCGFSALKFEGLALHNARIHPSMFNCPLQLRRRDRRAVVEQTIVPGTDEGKDNEISITKTPIMRMLKGKSEPKRIVVSQPSSDALSIYGSKETVAMAHVPTIVHNGTNKVTLPSAIQIVNGSGALPVLKSPIAQNKSLHQSSATTVSSDASTSKNLPKVMIPLSSIPTYNASMDSSSFLKTSFSKFPYPTKAELCYLTVVTKFPEEQIKIWFTAQRLKQGISWSPEEIEEARRKMFNTIIQSSAHNQSHSPAQQTITVLGATGIPQILQGSLVSQGGVLVTQPVMANGLQVNGTPVALAVTPKPQAAARPMMQARPAAALVADKGAGMMVGAVASGGTGSNIIGSSKSSRSGGGAASNVISSSSQASVINLTLGNNNHGNAKVSSATVKCHSGANGKNKTHVGKSANPPKVNVDGKPSNGSSATDYNGQKSKDPSGSRNKNDASCAGADDADLSASNSFKMDEASSPSSKSSSPSPAAGASGSSLSSRSINAFLDPSFCKGKKSQEQLGTLKDSFLSNPYPDQEEVDRLISLTGLTVREVRKWFSDRRYHLRNLKGPRSSTGAPNKSSAGSGAAGGDAGSPGPVDLSENGSGTYSGAKTAEHSSAPLSPTSTHTPTSPVTPSRRLPRSPSPDFTVVRYKEREPHQIKALEASFAQDTEPSGEEVDRLRRETKMTRREIHNWFTERRKKAAAAEKRKEEAARALGCGTEAYGEEGLNDDASGELKVNPIKINLKMLKVTEANGKPEDEVPDGPSGSAQSSAPANPKPVALRGKKTAEQLHLLKQVYARTQWPSAAQYDELLSGTGLPRPDVVRWFGDCRYMQKSSQLKWLEAYQNMALEEDLNQDKGHLLQAHLDGHGSQEESQLQELSKATGLTTDLVRHWLVTRASAARPEQASGPKPAPGVTAEPPSAVSSPLEPHPKAGRDEKIEQSLCGQAGEGDTPKTVACTEGAD, from the exons ATGGCCAGCAAGAGGAAGTCTACGATACCTTGTATGATCCCCAGCAAAATCAGACACCACTTTGAGGACATGGACATGCCGGTCCTTCAGCGGCAAACTATAACTTCCGGAGGGGGCGCGCACAGCCCGCCGAACCTCGCAGACTCTCCCTTACTGGAGGCAGCAGACCCTCCCGTCGACGACGCAGGTACCTATATCTGCAAGCCTTGCAACTTCGAAACCTACGACCTTAACTTGTTCTTAGACCACGTGTACGCCGGGCACCCGGAATTTCGTTCGGACCCGAGCTTCGTCTGTCTGAACTGTGGCTTTTCGGCACTTAAGTTTGAGGGCTTGGCCCTGCACAATGCCAGGATTCACCCCAGCATGTTTAATTGCCCTCTGCAGCTGAGAAGGAGGGACAGGAGGGCGGTGGTGGAGCAGACTATAGTACCTGGGACAGATGAGGGCAAAGATAATGAGATTTCCATCACCAAAACACCAATCATGAGGATGCTGAAGGGCAAATCGGAGCCTAAACGAATTGTAGTGTCCCAGCCTTCGTCAGATGCGCTCTCCATTTATGGCTCCAAGGAGACTGTTGCAATGGCCCATGTGCCCACAATTGTCCACAATGGAACAAACAAGGTCACACTACCCTCAGCGATTCAGATCGTCAATGGGTCTGGAGCTTTGCCGGTGCTCAAGAGCCCCATCGCCCAG AACAAAAGCCTGCATCAGTCCTCTGCGACCACAGTTTCCTCAGATGCCTCAACTTCCAAGAATCTCCCAAAG GTGATGATTCCTTTGAGCAGCATCCCCACCTACAATGCCTCCATGgactcctcctcctttttgaAGACCTCCTTCAGCAAATTCCCGTATCCCACGAAGGCGGAGCTCTGCTACCTGACTGTGGTCACAAAGTTCCCCGAAGAGCAGATCAAGATCTGGTTCACAGCGCAGAGACTCAAACAAGGCATCAGCTGGTCTCCCGAGGAGATCGAGGAAGCCAGGAGGAAAATGTTCAACACTATCATCCAAAGCAGCGCGCACAATCAGTCGCACAGTCCCGCTCAGCAAACAATCACAGTCCTGGGGGCCACGGGGATCCCTCAAATCCTGCAGGGCTCTCTCGTCAGCCAAGGGGGTGTCCTCGTCACGCAGCCCGTGATGGCCAACGGTCTTCAGGTCAACGGCACCCCTGTGGCGCTGGCCGTCACACCCAAGCCCCAGGCGGCGGCCCGACCTATGATGCAGGCCCGACCCGCCGCGGCGCTAGTGGCCGACAAGGGCGCCGGCATGATGGTGGGGGCGGTGGCCAGCGGCGGTACGGGAAGCAACATCATCGGCAGCAGTAAGAGCAGCAGGAGTGGAGGAGGGGCCGCGAGCAACGTCATTAGCAGCAGCAGCCAAGCTAGCGTCATCAATCTCACTCTGGGGAACAATAACCACGGCAATGCAAAGGTGAGTAGCGCCACTGTGAAATGCCACAGCGGTGCCAACGGCAAGAACAAAACCCATGTCGGCAAAAGTGCAAACCCCCCCAAAGTCAATGTAGACGGCAAGCCTTCAAATGGCAGCAGCGCAACAGACTACAATGGGCAAAAGAGCAAAGACCCGAGCGGCAGTCGGAACAAAAACGACGCCTCTTGCGCCGGTGCAGATGACGCGGACCTCAGCGCAAGCAACTCCTTCAAAATGGACGAGGCTTCGTCCCCTTCCTCCAAATCCTCGTCGCCGTCTCCTGCGGCGGGCGCCTCTGGCAGCTCCCTGAGCTCCCGCAGCATCAACGCGTTCCTGGACCCGAGCTTTTGCAAGGGCAAGAAGTCCCAGGAGCAGCTGGGCACTCTCAAGGACAGTTTTCTGAGCAACCCGTACCCCGACCAGGAGGAGGTGGACCGCCTCATCTCTCTGACGGGGCTCACGGTGCGGGAAGTCCGCAAGTGGTTTAGTGATCGACGCTACCACCTTCGCAACCTCAAGGGCCCGCGCTCCAGCACGGGCGCGCCGAACAAGTCGTCGGCAGGGAGCGGCGCGGCGGGCGGCGACGCGGGCAGCCCCGGACCCGTCGACCTGTCGGAAAACGGCAGCGGCACCTACTCTGGCGCAAAAACGGCGGAGCACAGTTCCGCTCCTCTGAGCCCGACGTCAACGCACACTCCCACGTCTCCCGTCACGCCGTCGCGCAGACTGCCCAGATCACCTTCTCCCGATTTCACCGTCGTCCGCTACAAGGAGAGAGAACCTCACCAG ATCAAAGCGCTAGAGGCCAGCTTCGCTCAGGACACCGAGCCGTCAGGAGAAGAAGTGGACAGACTGCGACGTGAGACCAAGATGACCCGGAGGGAGATCCATAACTGGTTCACCGAGAGGAGGAAGAAAGCAGCAGCGGCCGAAAAAAGGAAAGAGGAGGCGGCGCGGGCGTTGGGCTGCGGGACGGAAGCTTATGGAGAGGAAGGACTAAATGACGACGCTTCTGGAGAACTCAAAGTCAACCCCATTAAGATCAATTTGAAGATGCTGAAGGTGACCGAGGCCAACGGCAAACCGGAGGATGAGGTGCCGGACGGCCCCAGCGGAAGCGCTCAGTCCAGCGCTCCTGCCAACCCGAAACCCGTCGCGTTGCGAGGTAAGAAAACGGCAGAGCAGCTGCACCTGCTCAAGCAAGTCTACGCGCGAACGCAGTGGCCCAGCGCCGCTCAGTACGACGAGCTCCTCTCGGGCACGGGGCTGCCCCGGCCCGACGTGGTGCGCTGGTTCGGGGACTGTCGCTACATGCAGAAGAGCAGCCAGCTGAAGTGGTTGGAGGCTTACCAGAACATGGCCCTGGAGGAAGATCTAAACCAGGACAAGGGGCACCTCCTCCAGGCCCACCTCGACGGCCACGGCAGTCAGGAAGAGTCGCAG TTACAGGAACTGTCAAAGGCGACCGGTTTGACAACAGATCTGGTGAGGCATTGGCTCGTCACCAGGGCATCTGCGGCTCGACCGGAGCAAGCGTCTGGGCCGAAACCGGCGCCGGGCGTCACAGCCGAGCCGCCGTCGGCAGTCTCCTCCCCTCTGGAGCCGCACCCGAAAGCAGGGCGTGACGAGAAAATAGAGCAGTCACTGTGCGGAC
- the rab5if gene encoding uncharacterized protein RAB5IF, with amino-acid sequence MTSSSKRKEESHLLNGGVKHSTWSKAFNSNAVWEEKDEFLDVIYWLRQIIAVILGVIWGVAPLKGFLGIAIFCVINAGLLYLYFSSFQQIDEEEYGGTWELTKEGFMTSFALFLVVWIIFYTALHFD; translated from the exons ATGACGAGCAGCTCGAAGCGGAAAGAAGAGAGTCATTTGCTGAATGGGGGTGTGAAACATTCCACATGGAGCAAAGCGTTCAACAGTAATGCCGTTTGGGAGGAGAAG GATGAGTTTTTAGATGTGATTTACTGGCTGCGGCAAATAATTGCAGTGATCCTCGGTGTCATTTGGGGGGTCGCCCCACTGAAAGGATTTCTGGGAATAGCCAT ATTCTGCGTCATCAACGCTGGCCTTCTCTACTTATACTTCAGCAGCTTTCAGCAGATTGACGAGGAAGAGTATGGTGGAACGTGGGAGCTTACCAAAGAAGGCTTCATGACATCTTTTGCGCTGTTTCTG GTGGTGTGGATAATATTTTACACAGCGCTACACTTTGACTGA
- the dhx35 gene encoding probable ATP-dependent RNA helicase DHX35 codes for MAGPRATMKFWKPGSEAPGISEERELNTEITGSTVVFNPFISLSIEKQRQKLPVFKHRNNILYLVERFQTVIVVGETGCGKTTQIPQYLLEAGWAAEGRVIGVTQPRRVAAISVAGRVAEERGARLGHEVGYTIRFDDCSDPQATRIKFLTDGILVREMMADPLLKKYSVLMLDEAHERTLYTDIAIGLLKKIQKKRQDLRLIVASATLDAKKFHEFFNLNESGDPNKDTCGILTVEGRSFPVDIFYTVSPVPDYLKAAVETVMKIHETEDAGDVLVFLTGQEEVEKVVSLLQEQARSMSRQGMKKHLRILPMYSGLPYAEQMKVFERVPVTVRKVVVATNIAETSITINGMVFVIDCAFVKLRAYNPSTAIESLVVTPISKASASQRAGRAGRNRPGKCFRLYTEEDFEKLPQSTVPEMQRTNLAPVILQLKALGIDNVLRFSFLSPPPAQSMVQALELLYALGGLDNYGRLTDPMGVRMAEFPLSPMFAKMLLESGNFGCSKEIVTIAAMMQIQNIFVVPPNQKKAAARQHRKFAVAEGDHLTMLNVYEAYMKHQKSSKWCQEHFLNYKGLQRAVTVREQLRRLMAKFKVVWTSSEGDPDVILRCIVSGFFANAGRIHHSGSYRTLRDDRELHIHPNSVLYGEKPPKWVVFNEVLQTSKYFMRDVTAVESSWLVELAPHFYKQAKHGSLGSKRSRIL; via the exons ATGGCGGGTCCCCGAGCCACGATGAAATTTTGGAAGCCGG GGTCCGAAGCGCCTGGGATCTCCGAGGAACGTGAACTCAACACCGAGATCACTGGCTCCACTGTCGTCTTCAACCCTTTTATTTCCCTTTCCATAGAAAAGCAGAGACAGAAGCTCCCCGTTTTCAAG CACAGAAACAACATCCTGTACTTGGTGGAACGCTTTCAGACGGTCATCGTAGTTGGGGAAACCGGATGCGGGAAGACCACACAGATCCCCCAG TACCTGCTGGAGGCCGGCTGGGCGGCAGAGGGGAGGGTGATTGGCGTGACGCAGCCTCGACGTGTGGCTGCTATCTCT GTGGCCGGCCGTGTTGCGGAGGAGAGAGGCGCCCGGTTAGGGCATGAGGTGGGCTACACCATTCGATTTGATGACTGCTCTGACCCTCAAGCTACAAGGATCAAG TTCCTTACAGATGGAATATTAGTCCGGGAGATGATGGCTGATCCCCTGTTGAAAAAATACAG TGTGTTGATGCTGGATGAAGCGCATGAGAGAACCCTGTACACGGACATCGCCATCGGTCTGCTAAAGAAG atCCAGAAGAAACGTCAAGACCTGCGGCTGATTGTGGCCTCTGCCACTCTGGATGCCAAG AAATTCCATGAGTTCTTCAACCTGAACGAATCTGGAGATCCCAACAAGGACACGTGTGGCATCCTAACTGTGGAGGGCCGCAGCTTCCCGGTTGATATTTTCTACACTGTCAG CCCTGTACCCGACTATTTGAAGGCCGCAGTGGAGACTGTGATGAAGATACACGAGACAGAAGATGCTGGAGATGTTCTGGTGTTCCTTACCGGGCAG GAAGAAGTGGAGAAGGTGGTGTCCCTTTTACAGGAACAGGCCAGGTCCATGTCACGACAAGGGATGAAGAAACACCTGAGAATTTTGCCAATGTATTCCGGTTTACCTTACGCCGAGCAGATGAAGGTCTTTGAGCGGGTGCCCGTCACAGTTCGCAAA GTGGTGGTGGCCACTAACATAGCTGAGACATCCATCACCATCAATGGTATGGTTTTTGTCATCGACTGTGCTTTTGTCAAACTCCGTGCGTATAACCCCAGCACTGCCATTGAGTCACTGGTGGTGACTCCCATCTCCAAGGCTTCAGCAAGCCAGCGAGCAGGGAGAGCCGGCCGGAACCGACCGGGGAAATGCTTCAGACTCtacacag AGGAGGACTTTGAGAAACTGCCTCAGTCTACTGTGCCAGAGATGCAGCGCACCAACTTGGCCCCAGTTATCTTGCAACTCAAAGCTTTAGGCATTGACAATGTTCTGCGCTTCAGCTTCCTTTCG CCTCCTCCAGCCCAGAGTATGGTTCAGGCTCTTGAGCTTCTTTACGCTCTGGGAG GCCTGGACAATTACGGACGTTTGACCGATCCCATGGGCGTGCGCATGGCGGAATTCCCACTTAGTCCCATGTTTGCCAAGATGCTCCTGGAGTCGGGAAACTTTGGCTGCTCCAAAGAGATTGTCACCATTGCGGCGATGATGCAGATTCAGAATATCTTCGTTGTACCTCCCAATCAGAAGAAAGCAGCT GCACGTCAGCACAGGAAATTTGCCGTTGCTGAAGGAGATCACCTCACCATGCTGAATGTGTACGAAGCTTACATGAAG CACCAGAAGAGCTCCAAGTGGTGTCAGGAGCATTTTCTCAATTACAAAGGTCTGCAGCGCGCCGTGACAGTACGAGAGCAGCTGCGGCGTCTCATGGCCAAGTTCAAGGTGGTGTGGACTTCCAGCGAAG GTGATCCTGATGTCATCCTGAGGTGCATTGTGTCTGGGTTTTTTGCTAATGCAGGGCGCATTCACCACTCTGGTTCCTACCG GACTTTACGGGATGATCGCGAGCTTCACATCCACCCCAACTCTGTACTGTATGGAGAAAAACCGCCAAAATG